CTTGCCCGGTTCGCCGGGCATTTTTTTGCCTGTAGTTTGCCGATACGCGGGGGGCAAACGGTTTCTCTATGCTGATTGCGACGTAGGTATAAAACTTACAAGTCATTGGGTGATTCTGGTGCTTTGCTTTTTCTGCGAGCGCGCTAGAATGCGCGCCGAAGGGAGCCGGACGAGTAAGTCCACACACTTCGCCACCCTTTGCTAGGCTTGCCAATAGCCTGTGGCCAGCAAGGGTTCAAAGGAATTTGTCAGGCCTTGCCAGGAGCAGGGCCTGCAGGGTGCCGGGTCCCCCATGAGGGGGCGGACACCCAGGGCAGTGGCCAATCCACGGCCAGTTGAATTTTCACTGGTGGCTGCCGGTCTACGGCTGCACCGGTCTATAACTAACCTGCTTTTCGCAAGTCATGAGGTAGAACATGAGCGACGACGATCTGGAAAATGATGACCTCGAAGTAGGCGACGAAGACGAGGCTGATGAAGGCCTTGAGGCAGCGGCTGACGACGGCGCGGAAGACTCCGGCGACGACGACAGCAGCCCGGCTCCGGCAGCCAAGGGCAAGTCCAAGGCGGCGGTCTCGGTAGACGAGATGCCGAGCATGGAAGCCAAGCAGAAAGAGCGCGATGCGCTGGCCAAGGCGATGGAAGAGTTCCTGTCGCGCGGTGGCAAGGTGCAGGAAGTGGAGGC
This sequence is a window from Pseudomonas maumuensis. Protein-coding genes within it:
- the sutA gene encoding transcriptional regulator SutA; the protein is MSDDDLENDDLEVGDEDEADEGLEAAADDGAEDSGDDDSSPAPAAKGKSKAAVSVDEMPSMEAKQKERDALAKAMEEFLSRGGKVQEVEANVVADPPKKPDNKYGSRPI